In Chlorocebus sabaeus isolate Y175 chromosome 5, mChlSab1.0.hap1, whole genome shotgun sequence, one genomic interval encodes:
- the ITGAX gene encoding integrin alpha-X isoform X2 → MTRTRAALLLFAALATSLGFNLDTEELTAFRVDSAGFGDSVVQYANSWVVVGAPQERTAANQTGGLYQCGYSTGACEPIGLQVPPEAVNMSLGLSLAATTSPPQLLACGPTVHHGCGRNMYLTGLCFLLAPTQLTRRLPASRQECPRQELDIVFLIDGSGSISSDNFATMMNFVRAVINQFQRPSTQFSLMQFSSKFDIHFTFEKFRRTSNPLDLLASVHQLRGLTHTATAIQKVVRQLFQASHGARGDATKILIVITDGKKEGDSLDYKDVIPMADAAGIIRYAIGVGSAFQNRNSWKELNDIASKPSQEHIFEVEDFDALKDIQNQLKEKIFAIEGTETTSSSSFELEMAQEGFSAVFTPDGPILGAVGIFTWSGGAFLYPPNMNPTFINMSQENVDMRDSYLGYSTELALWKGVQNLVLGAPRYQHTGKAAIFTQVSGQWRLKAEVTGTQIGSYFGASLCSVDVDGDGSTDLILIGAPHYYEQTRGGQVSVCPLPRGWERWWCDAVLHGEQGHPWGRFGAALTVLGDVNGDKLTDVVIGAPGEEENQGAVYLFHGALGPSIGPSHSQRITGSQLSPRLQYFGQALSGGQDLTQDGLVDLAVGARGQALLLRTRPVLWVRVSMQFKPAEIPRSAFECGEQVVSDQILGQSSICLYIDKRSKNLLGSRDLQSSLTVDLALDPGRLSPRATFQETKNRSLSRVQVLGLETYCETFTLLLPTCVEDPVTPITLRLNFTLVGEPLPAFRNLRPMLATDAQRYFMASLPFEKNCGADHICQDNLGISFSFPGLKTLLVGSNLELNAEVMVWNDGEDSYGTTITFSHPAGLSYRHVADGQKQGQLRSLRLTCDSAPAGSQGTWTTSCRINHLIFRGGAQITFLATFDISPKAVLGDRLLLTANVSSENNTPRTNKTTFQLELPLKYAVYTVASRLECNGTISAHCKLCLPGSSDSSASAS, encoded by the exons ATGACCAGGACCAGGGCAGCGCTCCTCCTGTTCGCAG CCTTAGCAACTTCTCTGGGTTTCAACTTGGACACAGAGGAGCTGACAGCCTTCCGTGTGGACAGCGCTGGGTTTGGAGACAGCGTGGTCCAGTATGCCAACTCCTG GGTGGTGGTTGGAGCCCCGCAAGAGAGAACAGCTGCCAACCAAACGGGCGGCCTCTACCAGTGCGGCTACAGCACCGGGGCCTGTGAGCCCATTGGCCTGCAGG TCCCCCCGGAGGCCGTGAACATGTCCCTGGGCCTGTCCCTGGCGGCTACCACCAGCCCCCCCCAGCTGCTG GCCTGCGGCCCCACCGTGCACCACGGGTGTGGGAGGAACATGTACCTGACCGGACTCTGCTTCCTCCTGGCCCCCACCCAGCTCACCCGGAGGCTCCCGGCGTCCAGGCAGG AGTGCCCAAGACAGGAGCTGGACATTGTGTTCCTGATTGATGGCTCGGGCAGCATCTCCTCCGACAACTTTGCCACGATGATGAACTTCGTGAGAGCTGTGATAAACCAGTTCCAGAGACCCAGCACCCAG TTTTCCCTGATGCAATTCTCCAGTAAATTCGACATACACTTCACTTTCGAGAAATTCAGGCGCACCTCAAACCCCCTCGACCTGTTGGCTTCTGTTCACCAGCTGAGAGGGCTCACACACACGGCCACTGCCATCCAAAAAGTCGT GCGCCAATTGTTCCAGGCCTCACATGGGGCCCGTGGGGATGCCACCAAAATTCTCATTGTCATCACTGATGGGAAGAAAGAAGGCGATAGCCTGGATTATAAGGATGTCATCCCCATGGCTGATGCAGCAGGCATCATCCGCTATGCAATTGGG gttggATCAGCTTTTCAAAACAGAAACTCTTGGAAAGAATTAAATGACATTGCATCGAAGCCCTCCCAGGAACACATATTTGAAGTGGAGGACTTTGATGCTCTGAAAGATATTCAAAACCAGCTGAAGGAGAAGATCTTTGCCATTGAAG GTACAGAGACCACAAGCAGTAGCTCCTTCGAATTGGAGATGGCGCAGGAGGGCTTCAGTGCTGTGTTCACGCCT GATGGCCCCATTCTGGGGGCTGTGGGGATCTTCACCTGGTCTGGAGGTGCCTTCCTGTACCCCCCAAATATGAACCCCACCTTCATCAACATGTCTCAGGAGAATGTGGACATGAGGGACTCTTACCTGG GTTACTCCACCGAGCTGGCTCTCTGGAAAGGGGTGCAGAACCTGGTCCTGGGGGCCCCCCGCTACCAGCATACCGGGAAGGCTGCCATCTTCACCCAGGTGTCCGGGCAATGGAGGCTGAAGGCCGAAGTCACGGGGACACAG ATTGGTTCCTACTTCGGGGCCTCCCTCTGCTCTGTGGATGTGGATGGCGATGGCAGCACTGACCTGATCCTCATCGGGGCCCCCCATTACTACGAGCAGACCCGAGGGGGCCAGGTGTCCGTGTGTCCCTTGCCCAGGGGG TGGGAAAGGTGGTGGTGTGATGCTGTTCTCCACGGGGAGCAGGGCCACCCCTGGGGTCGCTTTGGGGCGGCTCTGACAGTGCTGGGGGATGTGAATGGGGACAAGCTGACGGACGTGGTCATCGGGGCCCCAGGAGAGGAAGAGAACCAGGGTGCTGTCTACCTGTTTCACGGAGCCTTGGGACCTAGCATCGGCCCCTCCCACAGCCAG CGGATCACCGGCTCCCAGctctcccccaggctgcagtattTTGGGCAGGCGCTGAGCGGAGGTCAAGACCTCACCCAGGATGGACTGGTGGACCTAGCTGTGGGGGCCCGAGGCCAAGCACTCCTGCTCAG GACCAGACCTGTGCTCTGGGTGCGGGTGagcatgcagttcaaacctgcgGAGATCCCCAGGTCTGCATTTGAGTGTGGGGAGCAGGTGGTCTCTGACCAGATCCTGGGACAGTCCAGCATCTGCCTTTACATTGACAAACGTTCCAAGAATCTGCTTGGGAGCC GTGACCTCCAAAGCTCTCTGACGGTGGACCTGGCTCTCGACCCTGGCCGCCTGAGTCCTCGTGCCACCTTCCAGGAAACAAAGAACCGGAGTCTGAGCCGAGTCCAAGTCCTCGGGCTGGAGACATACTGTGAAACCTTCACCCTGCTGCTCCCG ACCTGCGTGGAGGACCCTGTGACCCCCATCACCTTGCGTCTGAACTTCACGCTGGTGGGCGAGCCCCTCCCTGCCTTCAGAAACCTGCGGCCTATGCTGGCCACCGATGCTCAGAGATACTTCATGGCCTCC CTCCCCTTTGAGAAGAACTGTGGAGCCGACCATATCTGCCAGGACAATCTCGGCATCTCCTTCAGCTTCCCAGG CCTGAAGACCCTGCTGGTGGGGAGTAACCTGGAGCTGAACGCAGAAGTGATGGTGTGGAATGATGGGGAAGACTCCTACGGAACCACCATCACCTTCTCCCACCCGGCAGGACTGTCCTACCGCCACGTGGCAGACGGCCAG AAACAGGGGCAGCTGCGTTCCCTGCGCCTGACATGTGACAGCGCCCCAGCTGGGAGCCAGGGCACCTGGACTACCAGCTGCAGAATCAACCACCTCATCTTCCGTGGTGGCGCCCAG ATCACCTTCTTGGCTACCTTTGACATCTCCCCCAAGGCTGTCCTGGGAGACCGGCTGCTTCTGACAGCCAATGTGAGCAG tGAGAACAACACCCCCAGGACGAACAAGACCACCTTCCAGCTGGAGCTCCCGCTGAAGTATGCCGTCTACACTGTGGCTAGCAG gctggagtgcaatggcacgatctcggctcactgcaaactctgcctcccgggttcaagtgattcttctgcctcagcctcctga
- the ITGAX gene encoding integrin alpha-X isoform X1 yields the protein MTRTRAALLLFAALATSLGFNLDTEELTAFRVDSAGFGDSVVQYANSWVVVGAPQERTAANQTGGLYQCGYSTGACEPIGLQVPPEAVNMSLGLSLAATTSPPQLLACGPTVHHGCGRNMYLTGLCFLLAPTQLTRRLPASRQECPRQELDIVFLIDGSGSISSDNFATMMNFVRAVINQFQRPSTQFSLMQFSSKFDIHFTFEKFRRTSNPLDLLASVHQLRGLTHTATAIQKVVRQLFQASHGARGDATKILIVITDGKKEGDSLDYKDVIPMADAAGIIRYAIGVGSAFQNRNSWKELNDIASKPSQEHIFEVEDFDALKDIQNQLKEKIFAIEGTETTSSSSFELEMAQEGFSAVFTPDGPILGAVGIFTWSGGAFLYPPNMNPTFINMSQENVDMRDSYLGYSTELALWKGVQNLVLGAPRYQHTGKAAIFTQVSGQWRLKAEVTGTQIGSYFGASLCSVDVDGDGSTDLILIGAPHYYEQTRGGQVSVCPLPRGWERWWCDAVLHGEQGHPWGRFGAALTVLGDVNGDKLTDVVIGAPGEEENQGAVYLFHGALGPSIGPSHSQRITGSQLSPRLQYFGQALSGGQDLTQDGLVDLAVGARGQALLLRTRPVLWVRVSMQFKPAEIPRSAFECGEQVVSDQILGQSSICLYIDKRSKNLLGSRDLQSSLTVDLALDPGRLSPRATFQETKNRSLSRVQVLGLETYCETFTLLLPTCVEDPVTPITLRLNFTLVGEPLPAFRNLRPMLATDAQRYFMASLPFEKNCGADHICQDNLGISFSFPGLKTLLVGSNLELNAEVMVWNDGEDSYGTTITFSHPAGLSYRHVADGQKQGQLRSLRLTCDSAPAGSQGTWTTSCRINHLIFRGGAQITFLATFDISPKAVLGDRLLLTANVSSENNTPRTNKTTFQLELPLKYAVYTVASSHEQSTKYLNFSDSEEKENRVAMHRYQVNNLGQRDLPVSINFWVPVELNQEAVWMEVEVSHPQNPSLRCSSEKIAPPASDFLAHIQKNPVLDCSIAGCLRFRCDIPSFSVQEELDFTLKGNLSFGWVRQTSQKKVSVVSVAEITFDTSVYSQLPGQEAFMRAQTTTVLEKYKVHNPTPLIVGSSIGGLLLLALITAALYKVGFFKRQYKQMMEEANGQIAPENGT from the exons ATGACCAGGACCAGGGCAGCGCTCCTCCTGTTCGCAG CCTTAGCAACTTCTCTGGGTTTCAACTTGGACACAGAGGAGCTGACAGCCTTCCGTGTGGACAGCGCTGGGTTTGGAGACAGCGTGGTCCAGTATGCCAACTCCTG GGTGGTGGTTGGAGCCCCGCAAGAGAGAACAGCTGCCAACCAAACGGGCGGCCTCTACCAGTGCGGCTACAGCACCGGGGCCTGTGAGCCCATTGGCCTGCAGG TCCCCCCGGAGGCCGTGAACATGTCCCTGGGCCTGTCCCTGGCGGCTACCACCAGCCCCCCCCAGCTGCTG GCCTGCGGCCCCACCGTGCACCACGGGTGTGGGAGGAACATGTACCTGACCGGACTCTGCTTCCTCCTGGCCCCCACCCAGCTCACCCGGAGGCTCCCGGCGTCCAGGCAGG AGTGCCCAAGACAGGAGCTGGACATTGTGTTCCTGATTGATGGCTCGGGCAGCATCTCCTCCGACAACTTTGCCACGATGATGAACTTCGTGAGAGCTGTGATAAACCAGTTCCAGAGACCCAGCACCCAG TTTTCCCTGATGCAATTCTCCAGTAAATTCGACATACACTTCACTTTCGAGAAATTCAGGCGCACCTCAAACCCCCTCGACCTGTTGGCTTCTGTTCACCAGCTGAGAGGGCTCACACACACGGCCACTGCCATCCAAAAAGTCGT GCGCCAATTGTTCCAGGCCTCACATGGGGCCCGTGGGGATGCCACCAAAATTCTCATTGTCATCACTGATGGGAAGAAAGAAGGCGATAGCCTGGATTATAAGGATGTCATCCCCATGGCTGATGCAGCAGGCATCATCCGCTATGCAATTGGG gttggATCAGCTTTTCAAAACAGAAACTCTTGGAAAGAATTAAATGACATTGCATCGAAGCCCTCCCAGGAACACATATTTGAAGTGGAGGACTTTGATGCTCTGAAAGATATTCAAAACCAGCTGAAGGAGAAGATCTTTGCCATTGAAG GTACAGAGACCACAAGCAGTAGCTCCTTCGAATTGGAGATGGCGCAGGAGGGCTTCAGTGCTGTGTTCACGCCT GATGGCCCCATTCTGGGGGCTGTGGGGATCTTCACCTGGTCTGGAGGTGCCTTCCTGTACCCCCCAAATATGAACCCCACCTTCATCAACATGTCTCAGGAGAATGTGGACATGAGGGACTCTTACCTGG GTTACTCCACCGAGCTGGCTCTCTGGAAAGGGGTGCAGAACCTGGTCCTGGGGGCCCCCCGCTACCAGCATACCGGGAAGGCTGCCATCTTCACCCAGGTGTCCGGGCAATGGAGGCTGAAGGCCGAAGTCACGGGGACACAG ATTGGTTCCTACTTCGGGGCCTCCCTCTGCTCTGTGGATGTGGATGGCGATGGCAGCACTGACCTGATCCTCATCGGGGCCCCCCATTACTACGAGCAGACCCGAGGGGGCCAGGTGTCCGTGTGTCCCTTGCCCAGGGGG TGGGAAAGGTGGTGGTGTGATGCTGTTCTCCACGGGGAGCAGGGCCACCCCTGGGGTCGCTTTGGGGCGGCTCTGACAGTGCTGGGGGATGTGAATGGGGACAAGCTGACGGACGTGGTCATCGGGGCCCCAGGAGAGGAAGAGAACCAGGGTGCTGTCTACCTGTTTCACGGAGCCTTGGGACCTAGCATCGGCCCCTCCCACAGCCAG CGGATCACCGGCTCCCAGctctcccccaggctgcagtattTTGGGCAGGCGCTGAGCGGAGGTCAAGACCTCACCCAGGATGGACTGGTGGACCTAGCTGTGGGGGCCCGAGGCCAAGCACTCCTGCTCAG GACCAGACCTGTGCTCTGGGTGCGGGTGagcatgcagttcaaacctgcgGAGATCCCCAGGTCTGCATTTGAGTGTGGGGAGCAGGTGGTCTCTGACCAGATCCTGGGACAGTCCAGCATCTGCCTTTACATTGACAAACGTTCCAAGAATCTGCTTGGGAGCC GTGACCTCCAAAGCTCTCTGACGGTGGACCTGGCTCTCGACCCTGGCCGCCTGAGTCCTCGTGCCACCTTCCAGGAAACAAAGAACCGGAGTCTGAGCCGAGTCCAAGTCCTCGGGCTGGAGACATACTGTGAAACCTTCACCCTGCTGCTCCCG ACCTGCGTGGAGGACCCTGTGACCCCCATCACCTTGCGTCTGAACTTCACGCTGGTGGGCGAGCCCCTCCCTGCCTTCAGAAACCTGCGGCCTATGCTGGCCACCGATGCTCAGAGATACTTCATGGCCTCC CTCCCCTTTGAGAAGAACTGTGGAGCCGACCATATCTGCCAGGACAATCTCGGCATCTCCTTCAGCTTCCCAGG CCTGAAGACCCTGCTGGTGGGGAGTAACCTGGAGCTGAACGCAGAAGTGATGGTGTGGAATGATGGGGAAGACTCCTACGGAACCACCATCACCTTCTCCCACCCGGCAGGACTGTCCTACCGCCACGTGGCAGACGGCCAG AAACAGGGGCAGCTGCGTTCCCTGCGCCTGACATGTGACAGCGCCCCAGCTGGGAGCCAGGGCACCTGGACTACCAGCTGCAGAATCAACCACCTCATCTTCCGTGGTGGCGCCCAG ATCACCTTCTTGGCTACCTTTGACATCTCCCCCAAGGCTGTCCTGGGAGACCGGCTGCTTCTGACAGCCAATGTGAGCAG tGAGAACAACACCCCCAGGACGAACAAGACCACCTTCCAGCTGGAGCTCCCGCTGAAGTATGCCGTCTACACTGTGGCTAGCAG CCACGAACAATCCACCAAGTACCTCAACTTCTCAGACTCTGAGGAGAAGGAGAACCGTGTGGCCATGCACAGATACCAG GTTAATAACCTGGGACAGAGGGACCTGCCTGTCAGCATCAACTTCTGGGTGCCTGTGGAGCTGAACCAGGAGGCTGtgtggatggaggtggaggtCTCCCACCCCCAG AACCCATCCCTGCGGTGCTCCTCAGAGAAAATTGCACCCCCAGCATCTGACTTCCTGGCACACATTCAGAAGAATCCCGTGCTG GACTGCTCCATTGCTGGCTGCCTGCGGTTCCGCTGTGACATCCCCTCCTTCAGCGTCCAGGAGGAGCTGGATTTCACCCTGAAGGGCAACCTCAGTTTTGGCTGGGTCCGCCAG ACATCGCAGAAGAAGGTGTCGGTCGTGAGTGTGGCTGAAATTACGTTCGACACATCCGTGTACTCCCAGCTTCCAGGACAGGAGGCATTTATGAGAGCTCAG ACGACGACGGTGCTGGAGAAGTACAAGGTCCACAACCCTACGCCCCTCATCGTAGGCAGCTCCATTGGGGGTCTGCTGCTGCTGGCGCTCATCACAGCAGCACTGTACAAA